In Brevibacterium zhoupengii, the following are encoded in one genomic region:
- a CDS encoding helix-turn-helix domain-containing protein, giving the protein MSTQTYESSSLRRWALQVNECGRFSPEQVQLVWMLAVSVNDRWESDVSIDRLSADAGMSVDEVRHHLEVLRENNVVSWFARVCGEWVSTPFTLNRSFPKPAVR; this is encoded by the coding sequence ATGAGCACACAGACGTATGAAAGCAGTTCGCTCCGCCGATGGGCTCTGCAGGTCAACGAATGCGGCCGGTTCAGTCCCGAGCAGGTCCAGCTCGTGTGGATGCTGGCAGTCTCGGTCAACGACCGGTGGGAGTCAGACGTCTCCATCGACCGTTTGAGCGCCGATGCAGGGATGAGTGTCGATGAGGTCCGGCATCACCTCGAGGTTCTCCGTGAGAACAACGTGGTGTCCTGGTTCGCCCGGGTTTGCGGCGAATGGGTAAGTACACCCTTCACTCTCAACCGCAGCTTCCCTAAACCGGCAGTCCGGTGA
- a CDS encoding helix-turn-helix domain-containing protein, with amino-acid sequence MAEMGRRELRQLDVAEILEISQNNVSKRLHGAVDWKLGELLKLAKAWDIPLSTLLAGAEDDPFAPNGDVKAVKAS; translated from the coding sequence ATGGCCGAGATGGGACGGCGCGAACTGCGTCAGCTGGATGTAGCCGAGATTCTGGAGATTTCGCAGAACAACGTTTCCAAGCGCCTACACGGTGCGGTGGATTGGAAGCTCGGTGAGTTGCTGAAATTGGCCAAGGCCTGGGATATCCCTCTATCGACTCTCTTGGCGGGAGCCGAAGATGATCCGTTTGCGCCGAACGGTGACGTGAAAGCGGTGAAGGCGTCATGA
- a CDS encoding helix-turn-helix domain-containing protein, translating into MTLQIEEPAAVSENESIGLEVRAWMVRKQLKQADIAQLLGFAQKNVSNRLRGQIPFRIDELLAIASYMDITLAQLLGNEIVNEKNPHPADGGSSGVAGGRLDLPTSRL; encoded by the coding sequence ATGACATTACAGATTGAGGAACCAGCTGCAGTTTCAGAGAACGAGAGCATCGGGCTAGAGGTGCGTGCCTGGATGGTTCGGAAACAGTTGAAGCAGGCAGACATTGCGCAACTCCTAGGCTTCGCGCAAAAGAATGTCTCAAATAGGCTGCGGGGGCAGATTCCATTCCGAATTGACGAGCTACTGGCGATCGCCAGTTACATGGACATCACACTGGCCCAGTTACTGGGGAACGAAATCGTGAATGAGAAGAACCCCCACCCAGCGGATGGAGGTTCTTCAGGCGTAGCGGGGGGGAGGCTCGATCTCCCGACCTCACGATTATGA
- a CDS encoding sigma factor — protein sequence MQEHEEPFSERQLLTAVETVAKRTIRPRMSAIGLSRWADDVAGDVIVSAWKARAGFNPELGQLEAWITGIARNRMADLIDAETRRNPGDLVSGPKDSPVAVEEVLDRIAASDPRSWGTDIAVIVAEHLATMTWLRPVIAAAASVMETQAFMVGFLTHLKFESDVKTASAAFGLSEQRVRDCKRLFELHCQVIRTAIEHKHSVAGRGIRITDLIECLPGADESGSWTRETAVAMSSWKGPIGQVPVEHVVKVTGWERNTVRQYVSTTKTLLQVALGVLSAKDSKGKA from the coding sequence ATGCAAGAGCACGAAGAACCATTCTCAGAACGACAGTTGTTGACCGCAGTCGAGACTGTTGCCAAGCGCACGATCCGGCCCCGAATGTCAGCAATCGGGCTGTCACGGTGGGCCGACGACGTTGCCGGAGACGTCATCGTCTCAGCGTGGAAAGCCCGTGCCGGGTTCAACCCGGAGCTGGGGCAGTTGGAGGCGTGGATCACGGGAATCGCTCGGAATCGGATGGCGGACCTCATCGACGCTGAGACTCGTCGCAATCCCGGCGACCTGGTGTCAGGGCCGAAAGACTCACCAGTCGCGGTCGAGGAAGTCCTCGATCGGATCGCTGCGTCGGACCCGAGGTCGTGGGGAACGGACATCGCGGTCATCGTGGCCGAGCATCTGGCGACGATGACGTGGTTGCGACCGGTCATCGCAGCGGCCGCCTCGGTGATGGAGACGCAGGCGTTCATGGTTGGGTTCCTCACCCACCTGAAGTTCGAGTCCGATGTGAAGACGGCATCGGCAGCGTTTGGGCTCAGCGAGCAGCGGGTTCGTGATTGCAAACGGTTGTTCGAACTCCACTGCCAGGTGATCAGGACCGCGATCGAGCACAAACACAGTGTTGCGGGTCGGGGTATCAGGATTACGGATCTCATCGAGTGTCTGCCAGGTGCTGACGAGTCCGGGTCATGGACGCGAGAGACCGCAGTAGCGATGAGCTCGTGGAAGGGACCGATTGGTCAGGTGCCTGTTGAGCACGTGGTGAAGGTGACTGGGTGGGAGAGGAACACGGTGCGCCAGTACGTATCGACAACGAAGACTCTTCTGCAGGTGGCGTTGGGAGTTCTCAGCGCCAAGGATTCGAAAGGCAAGGCGTGA
- a CDS encoding DUF2637 domain-containing protein produces MTTDNTALAHNAPADAGTASPVKDETVQPENHARAFSRIQRQDQATPNESTTAVHTGPKSRINPDDHRFVRLITIGVAFAGLVAFAISFVALMEVASWLGLPEWMHWAVPAFIDTAILVYAGSILIHKTRGEKTWQSWVLLAAFTGLSVIANVAHALTYGDAREGSWQGLIGAVIAGMVPFAVFAATEQLSRVAVEDPISRRREKQAEAEWLAEQAERERKQLEVEAEREAARQDAELAREQHATNLEVVRAQRDALATRAAQAAEEGEQFALPRTPWLTSVPDPEKPAEQPVPKTKTATPDIDALIEFITERTAQGEDTSGADLAGQFGFSDKTGRRRLAALRDSHPQIFTGGTDA; encoded by the coding sequence ATGACTACAGACAACACAGCACTGGCACATAATGCTCCAGCAGACGCAGGAACGGCCTCACCCGTGAAGGATGAGACCGTCCAGCCAGAGAACCATGCAAGAGCATTTAGCAGAATTCAAAGGCAGGACCAGGCTACACCGAACGAGTCGACTACTGCTGTTCATACTGGACCGAAGTCACGGATCAACCCGGACGATCACAGGTTCGTTCGCCTCATCACCATCGGTGTCGCCTTCGCAGGACTCGTAGCGTTCGCGATCAGCTTCGTCGCGCTCATGGAAGTCGCCTCCTGGCTCGGTTTGCCCGAGTGGATGCACTGGGCAGTACCAGCATTCATTGATACCGCGATCCTTGTCTACGCCGGATCAATCCTCATCCACAAAACACGCGGCGAGAAGACCTGGCAGTCCTGGGTGCTGCTGGCCGCGTTCACCGGCCTATCCGTGATCGCCAACGTCGCACACGCCCTGACCTACGGGGATGCGAGGGAAGGTTCCTGGCAGGGACTCATCGGAGCAGTCATCGCTGGAATGGTCCCCTTCGCCGTGTTCGCGGCGACCGAGCAGCTCTCCAGGGTCGCGGTTGAGGATCCGATCTCGCGGAGGCGCGAGAAGCAGGCAGAGGCCGAGTGGTTGGCCGAGCAGGCTGAACGCGAACGTAAGCAGCTCGAGGTCGAAGCCGAGCGGGAAGCAGCCAGACAGGATGCTGAACTGGCACGCGAGCAACACGCTACGAACCTCGAGGTCGTCCGAGCGCAACGGGATGCACTGGCCACTCGGGCAGCGCAAGCAGCCGAAGAAGGTGAACAGTTCGCGCTCCCTCGCACGCCATGGCTGACCAGCGTCCCCGACCCAGAGAAACCGGCTGAACAGCCAGTTCCGAAAACCAAGACGGCAACACCGGACATTGACGCGCTCATCGAGTTCATCACCGAGCGCACAGCACAGGGTGAGGACACGTCGGGAGCGGACCTGGCTGGACAGTTCGGATTCAGTGACAAGACCGGCCGCCGCCGCCTAGCCGCGCTCAGGGACTCACACCCGCAGATCTTCACAGGAGGCACCGATGCCTGA